In Equus quagga isolate Etosha38 chromosome 14, UCLA_HA_Equagga_1.0, whole genome shotgun sequence, the genomic stretch atttgtacatttattttagaaCATGGAATATTCAAACACAAGACAGTTAtctgttgctgaataatattttattggctTAATAGTTTGGGCCTGCCCTTAGCATTAATAAGCTTCAGCACTAGTCACGAGATTTTCATTCACTGGTGGGGAaactttcttgttttaaaaaatgcagttagAGAAAGGACATCTACTTCTTGGGGGCAGTGACAGCAGGCTTCTCTTCGCGGGTGATGGGAATGGTACGCTCAGGGCCAGAGGCCTGTTTCCTTGGTCCATTCACAGTGAGGACCCCATCAGATGACAGGGAGGAAGTAATGGCAAGAGGGTCCACATCAGCTGGGATTCGGTATTTCCTGTGGAACTCCCGGGAGATGAAACCATGTTCATCCTAATCCAAGAGAATGAGGAAAGAGGTAGAAAGATAAGAACAGGAAATAGCACTACTTGCCTAGAACCAAGACATCCTCTTTTCCCTTAGGTGTCACCAAATGTCATGGCAACATGAGAGAAAGCTATATAGCTGTTCTGTTTGGGGCTAAGATGAAGTTGCCTAGGTAGTCACTCCTACCAATGAGAATTTTGAAAGTCTGAAACAGCCAAAACTTCCTGAGGCATGGAGATATTTAAGGGTATTTCCCAAAGGTTTAGATCAATGTTTGTTGGGCCTACAGGATTTGGAATATCATCTGGCATTGAAAATCTGAGTCCCTGAGGAAACCCAGAAAATATCCTGACTCTTCAGGAATGTCCCAGAATGTTCCAGACCAATAGGACTgctgctaaaaaataaaaaaaaaaaaaaaggactccaTCTAGAGAGACTATGACCCAAACTTAAATCATATGAGCAAAACGTGAACAGCCTGAGGACCCCAAACTGTACTGTTTGATGCACAGAGTTATCACTGATTGGTAAGAAGCAAACTCATTAAAAAACCCTTCCAGAAAGCAATGAGAAGGTTTTCCATTCTTCAGAATTCTGCTAAAGAGTAGTTGACCCCTACCCTTATGCCTGCTCAATCTCAAGCATTTATCCAGACAGGCTCTCAATTAACTGATTTCCACATGAGCTCCAGAGTATTAGAAGCTGAGTACAGTTTGAAAATTTAGGCAAACCAAGTAGTTCAGCCTTAAGATGAGCTAAAGAGAAGAGGATTCCTGAACATCTAAAAGAAAAGTCCCAAGTTCAAGGGCCTTCAGGGTGCAAATCAGTGGTCCTCAACCTAGACTGTACGTTAGAATTAcctagagagatttttttttccctttttctccccaaagccccccagtacctagttgaatatttcttttagttgtgggtccttctagttgtggcatgtgggatgccgcctcagcatggcttgatgagcagcgccacgtccgcgcccaggatctgaacccatgaaaccctgggccgctgcagcagagcgtgcgaacccaactactcagccacggggccggtccctagagagatttttaaaacgCTGATGCCTGAGTGCCACTCcaaaaaattctcatttaattgGTCTGGAATATGCCTGagcattgggattttttttttttttaattcccctcCTGATTCTAATGCAGCCAAGTTGAGAACTACTGGCTTAAATGGGAAGTGAACACCCCATCTATCCCATCTAAGGCaatcaaatcaaaataaacaaacaacaaagatcTCTTCTCTggccaaaacaacaacaatagttCTATCTCTATTCCAGACCCTTTTGGCTTAGTACTGGCATGCTACCAGCCTCAGAGGCTGATGGCAGTGTCTGGCATGCAGTATGCactgaatgaatgagcagaagagaaaacaagataCACACCTGGCGCTCTTCATGTTTGCCGTGCACCTCAATCACATCTCCCAGCACCTTGACCTTGAGTTCCTCTGGGGAGAAGTGCTTCACATCCAGGTTGACAGAGAATCTGTCCTTCTCCAGACGCATCTAGAAATAgcaaagcagagaagaggggGTAGGAGAAAAGATGGGAGAAATGTGGATTACACTATTGCAGTCTCGTCGGTCTGCAAACTTGCTTTCTGTCCAGGAAGtttatcctcctctttttggctaAAAATCCCTTTTTTAATAAACATGGCTCTCTGGTTCAAGGCAGCCACCACAGTGGTACCCAAGGCCCAAACTTTATTTACAGGGACAGGGAAGATGACAGGCCACCCAGGGGACCAATCACAAGGATGAGTCTGGGCATGGCTTCGGCTGCCTCTCTAATCCCAATGCCTGGCCTTGTCATTTGTCTGTAAGACAAAGCCCCCTTCTTCTTGCTCAGGTCTCTGCCAAGTTTCCCACCCACTCAGTCTGGAATGTTCTGCTGGCCCTGATTTGTCCTTCCAAAGCCCTTGCCTATTTAGCTCCTGTTTACTCACActggaatatttttaaaccagAGTGTTATCTGTGACAGCTTCTGTCAACCTTATCTGCTCACGCCATTCTCCCACCCTCTTAGGACAAGTGGGGGTCCCAAGACTAGACCTACATTCTTTCCTCATTAGTCTTGGACCCAGGCCAGTGCCCTGTTAGCCCTGAGAAACCCGGAAAATCACAGAAGAgggaatagaaaggaagaaaatagttgGTTGCTGTCTccagctccaggcagagggatgaaAAGCTCAGGATGAGGTAAGACTCTCTGGCTCTGAAACTTCAGCTGATAAAATTTGTCAGGTGTATGAGGTATTAGAAGAGTTGAGAAAAGGAGTCTGAAGACAGCTCTCTCCCTGGGATCATTATGAACCAAACCAGAAAGAAGCATCCCACTTAGACGTTAGGAAATGGAGGATGATCTTCATAGTGCatggaaaaaatgtaagaaataggATATAGAGGAACATCAAATACAAACAGGTGACTGGAGGAGGGAGGCACTAGTAACCTTATCTTTCTTCACTGCTGGATGCACAAGTACCTAAGACACTTAGACATTGCCAGATTTaggcagggaggaaaagaagagcagaTGGAGTTGTTTCCAGGAGGTTCCAGGAAGAACTCCCCTGTCCTGGCAGAGGGGAGACTTACCTCTGAGAGCCCAGTGTCAATCCAGCTGGGTGCCCGCAGGAATGAGGGCGGCCGAAGGTAGAAGGGACTCAGGGAAGTAGAGGTTGGGAAGAGATCAGACTCCAACAGGTGTTCTCCGAAGAACTGGTCAAAGAGGCGGCTGGGggagtggaaaggaaagaaggggcgGCGGATCCACGGGTGGTGGATGGCGATGTCCATGGTGGCCTGGTGAATGTGGGGGGTCAGCTGGCTGGTCAGCTCCTTCAGCTGCAGCTACAGCCAGCCCCTTATATATGCAGTCTTGTGAAGCTTCTGGAATGGTGATGTCAGGGGTTTTATTATCCCAGCTCACCGCCCGTTCATGGGGACTTGTGATCGGGGATTTGGCAGTGTGACACATACCCAGGACTCACTGAgctaagaaaagagaaacacaaacacatctGAGCTGGCGAGTGACTTGTCCTGGTCTTGTTTCACTAACTTTCCGTCCACACCCAatggcccctcctccccccttctctGGAGTTGGGACAGAGTCAGGAATCCTAAGCAGGCAGCAGtgtgcccctcctcctcttctccagcctAGCATGCCAGAGGAATCGAGCCAGCAACTATCTTGGGCCTGGGCAGGAACTGGAATCTTCCTAGGCAGGGCCCCAGGGACATTAACTCTTTGTTGGTTCCTGGAGGAGAGCAGTGATTGTCAACATGTCAGTGCCAGGCGTCTGTGTGGTGCCCTGGGTTGACCTGGGTTCAGGAGAGGACCCTGACATTAACTTGGGCAGAAAGACCCCTCATCCTACCAGCAAAAAGGATAGAAGGGTTTCTTATATCTTTCACCTTACATGGCTAAAGAACATTAAATCCAGGAGAGCTTTATGAAATAGGATGCAGGGTGCCTGCaactgaagaggagaaaaaggtgGTGTGGAAAATGTGCAAACTGTTTGTGAGGGGTTCAGGTACTCTTCTCTGGGGCCTCTGGCATCAGCCTCCCGGCTGCAGCTCGCTCCCCAGCCAGGACCCCCAGCTGTCCTCTCAGGCCCCCTGCGACAGCTGAAGGGGGGGAGGGGACGGGGGTCCAGGCGGCGCTGGTCACACTCGTCGCTGGCACTCAGGGCCCCGGCTCCCGCCCCTCCTCCTGAGGCTCGGCACTATTTTGGGTGGTGTAgaccccgcccccacctccaagTGAGCCCTGTCTCTCCAGGCAGCTGGAGGGGTCCCGCTGCGTCGCTGGGGCTGCACCTCGGTCTAGGACCGCCGACGAGTCTGCAGCCATGTCGGGCCGCTCAGTGCCACATGCCCACCCGGCCACCGCCGAGTACGAATTTGCCAACCCGAGCCGCCTGGGTGAGCAGCGCTTCGGAGAAGGTATGGCACAGACACCACTCTcttgcctcccacccccacctcctgaaATTCTGGGCTGACCTCCCAATGGTACTGGCCTCCACCCCACTCCGGGCTTAACTGAACTCCTGGGGCAAGCCATCTCCCGCACCAGactccccctgcccccctccaGGCAGGGCTGTCTCCCTTTCCTAGTGACCTCAGTGCAGACTTGGAGCCCGCAAAGCTCTGATACCTGCCTCCTGCCACCCCCAGTGTGCTTTGTTCCTCTTGTCCACCCAGTGGTGGTTTGGTTTGCCCTTCTCTACCCCCATCTCAGTTCCGTTCTCAATCgcctctccccagctgcctcctAGCCCCTatgttcctctccttcccttccctgcttcTCCTGATCCCCCTCCTGCTGTCCCCAATCCTCATCTCCTGATCTCCTCTCATTTCACCCCTGTTCCCACCTCATGCTCCCTCATCCTGcctcttgtcttctctctctctgcccctcaggcCTCCTGCCAGAAGAAATCCTGACCCCCACCCTCTACCATGGCTACTATGTCCGACCTCGGGCTGCCCAAgctggggagggcagcagggcaggggcTTCTGAGCTCAGGCTCAGTGAGGGCAAGTTCCAGGCATTTCTGGATGTGAGCCACTTTACCCCAGATGAGGTGACTGTGAGGACTGTGGACAACCTGCTGGAGGTGTCTGCCCGGCACCCCCAGCGCCTGGACCGCCACGGCTTCGTGTCCCGAGAGTTCTGCCGCACCTATGTCCTGCCTGCTGATGTCGACCCCTGGCGGGTCCGCGCTGCTCTCTCGCATGATGGCATCCTTAACCTGGAGGCACCTCGGGGTGGCcgacatttggacacagaggtCAATGAGGTCTACATCTCCCTGCTCCCTGCGCCTCCTGatccagaggaagaggaagagggagccaCAGTTGAGCCCTGAGTGCCACAGACCTAGCACCCAGCGAACCCCTTTCTACCTCCTGCGGTGATACGAGCAGCTGCCCACCACCCCAGAGGTAGCAGCATccttgggggaagggaagagtgcATGGTCCACAATGTGTGGTTTGGTCCCTTGGGACGTGTCATAGCCTTTGGTTTAGTTCTGGGTGGAGCTGAATAAACCCAAATCTCAGGGCCTTGTTTGTGCTGCTCCCTATTCTGCGGCCTGGAGGATGGgatgggcagggagggaggaggtcaaTAGCCAGCTAGACAAAAAGCTTCTCAGTTAGATGTGCCCAACGTCACAGCGCCCTGAGCTCACACTTGCATGCTGAGGTCACACCCGGAAGCTGACACTGGCTCCACATCAAATTCCTAGCCATTTCTCACAATGCAACAAAAGAGAGAGTGATCCTGGGAGGGAAAAGGGATATGCCATCCAAACAGCCCAGAGGGCACTGTCTGAGCTGGTGATTAGAGACACAAAAACAAGGGTCTCCAGACTGTCTGGCCTGTTTTGGGTAGGGGTTGGGAAAATAGGTTTTGGCTGGAGAGAGTTGCCTAAAGCCCTGTTTTCCCATACTCAGGTCTGTCTGCTGAAAATGTTCTCTGATTCTGAGGGACCAAGTATGCATACACAGGGGCACAAACACAGAAACCTCTGCCATTGTCACCAAACCCCAAAGTCTCCCCACCCTCTGCACATGGGAGGCCCATAAAAGAAAGTATTTGTCTCTAATCTTGGAACATCCCAAAGAGAGGAGTCACTGCATCACCTCACCCAATCAGAGACTAAATGCAGGGATCTAGGGCTATTGGTGTGGTGGCAATGGCCAGGGAAACTTCCCTTGGAAGTAGTCTTAATACTAGTGGTATGGTGTGTTCAGGAAAGTCTGGGGGTTTGACCTCTCAGTTACTCTCTGTAATCAAgagagcatgtgtgtgtatgatttGCGGAGTGTCCAGAAGATCTCCCTGctccaaaatatatcttttatcAGGCTGTGGTGGGCACATGAAATTCTTCCACTAAAGTGgttaattcttaattttgttgGGTTACAGACTCATTTGAAAATCTGACAGAAGCTATAGATTCTCTTACCAAAAAAGGGCACATGCTCCCAAATTTAGCATACAATTTGAATAGGTTCAACAGCTCTTGAGATCCATGCATATGCCCCTCTTAGGGATCTGCAGACCCCTAGGATAAGAAGCCTCACTTGAAGAATTCAATTTTTGGTTGAAGGATTGCCATCAATTAAAAATGAAGGCATGCCTCAGAGAAGTAACTACTgatatattcatttgttcattcattcaataaatatttatcaaacccCAAGTGATACACTATGGAGGATACAcattgtaaatataaattataaaaactatGGTCTTCTATTGTCTACTCTCAGGAATCTTAATACCTagttgagaagaaaaagaataaagaaaggatCCTACTCAGACTTCAACCAGAACAGCTTCACATTGATCTGTCTTGTAACTGGGATTTACACATAAGCTTTAAAAGGTTCCTTAGCTAGAAAA encodes the following:
- the CRYAB gene encoding alpha-crystallin B chain, producing the protein MDIAIHHPWIRRPFFPFHSPSRLFDQFFGEHLLESDLFPTSTSLSPFYLRPPSFLRAPSWIDTGLSEMRLEKDRFSVNLDVKHFSPEELKVKVLGDVIEVHGKHEERQDEHGFISREFHRKYRIPADVDPLAITSSLSSDGVLTVNGPRKQASGPERTIPITREEKPAVTAPKK
- the HSPB2 gene encoding heat shock protein beta-2, which produces MRQLEGSRCVAGAAPRSRTADESAAMSGRSVPHAHPATAEYEFANPSRLGEQRFGEGLLPEEILTPTLYHGYYVRPRAAQAGEGSRAGASELRLSEGKFQAFLDVSHFTPDEVTVRTVDNLLEVSARHPQRLDRHGFVSREFCRTYVLPADVDPWRVRAALSHDGILNLEAPRGGRHLDTEVNEVYISLLPAPPDPEEEEEGATVEP